A window from Tenacibaculum singaporense encodes these proteins:
- a CDS encoding type I restriction endonuclease subunit R has translation MKFTEAKLEQAVIELLEAQEIPHLLGTSINRDESEVLIKEDLIAFLKDKHLDITDNEIAGIIRKLEVLPSSDLYTSNKLFMQWLSDGFLLKREDPHKKDLYIQLIDYSSNDKNTFRFVNQLAIVGYEKRIPDGILYINGLPLVVFEFKTAIQENTTIHDAYIQLTTRYRRDIPELFKYNAFCIISDGVNTKGGSFFAPYEFFYAWRTESDRQLFQENNEADGIESLFTLVKGMLNRKDIRQLIHHFIYLPDSSGNKEIKIVCRYPQFYAANKLLNNIKLHQKPFGDGKGGTYFGATGCGKSFTMLFLSRLLMKSKDFASPTIIVITDRTDLDDQLSAQFSNAKQYIGDDTIVSVESRADLRTKLQGRQSGGVFLTTIHKFTEDLDVLTERTNVICISDEAHRSQVNLNQKVKITEKGVEKTYGFAKYLHDSLPNATYVGFTGTPIDATLDVFGDIIDSYTMTESVKDEITVRIVYEGRAAKVVLNNQKLQEIESYYDNCVEEGASEYQVEESKKNTANMNTIIGDPDRIEAIAKDFVNHYTKRIKEGSTIKGKAMFVCSSREIAYELYQQILKIKPEWGNALISEEDIELTEKEQKEIKPMERIKMIMTRGKDDRKELWDLLGNKDYRKELDRQFKNPKSNFKIAIVVDMWLTGFDVPFLDTIYIDKPLQKHNLIQTISRVNRKFEGKNKGLVVDYIGIKKAMNMALAMYNKVDAQNFEDIQQSLVVVKDHLDLLAKIFHKFNSSKYFNGSALEQLQTLNMAAEYVQVTQELEKRFMYLVKRLKAAYDICSGSELLSENERDLIHFYLAIRSIIYKLTKGNAPDSAQMNAKVKEMIKEALQSEGVEEIFKLGNEDETEIDVFNENYIAKIQKIKLPNTKIKLLQQLLLKAISDFKKVNKAQGIDFSKKFQSLVERYNERKENDVLQSQVLEDFTDEIIDLYHALKKEKESFGELGIDFEEKAFYDILKQLAHKYDFEYPNDKLINLAQQVKNVVDDKAKYTDWNDREDIKAELKADLIILLAENDYPPVDRDEVYKEIFEQAENFKKYRVN, from the coding sequence ATGAAATTTACAGAAGCAAAACTAGAACAAGCAGTAATAGAGTTATTAGAAGCTCAAGAAATCCCTCATCTACTTGGAACTTCTATCAACAGAGATGAAAGTGAAGTACTTATTAAAGAAGACTTAATTGCTTTTTTAAAAGATAAACATCTAGATATAACCGATAATGAAATAGCAGGAATTATAAGAAAACTAGAAGTATTACCTAGCTCTGACCTGTATACTTCAAATAAATTGTTTATGCAATGGTTGTCAGATGGTTTTTTATTAAAACGCGAGGATCCACATAAAAAGGATTTATACATTCAGCTTATAGATTACTCTTCAAATGACAAAAATACATTTCGTTTTGTAAATCAATTAGCTATAGTTGGTTACGAAAAACGTATTCCTGACGGTATTTTATATATTAATGGGTTACCGTTAGTTGTCTTTGAATTTAAAACTGCTATACAAGAAAACACTACGATTCATGATGCGTATATACAGTTAACCACTCGTTACCGAAGAGATATACCTGAGTTATTTAAATACAATGCTTTTTGCATTATAAGCGATGGTGTAAATACTAAGGGAGGTTCATTCTTTGCCCCTTATGAATTCTTTTATGCTTGGAGAACGGAATCAGACAGACAGTTATTTCAAGAAAATAACGAGGCAGATGGTATAGAAAGCCTTTTTACTCTTGTAAAAGGAATGCTTAACCGTAAAGATATACGTCAATTAATTCATCACTTCATTTATTTACCTGACAGCTCGGGAAATAAAGAAATTAAAATTGTTTGTCGTTATCCTCAATTTTATGCTGCTAATAAGCTATTAAATAACATCAAACTACATCAAAAGCCTTTTGGTGATGGTAAAGGTGGTACTTATTTTGGAGCCACAGGTTGTGGTAAAAGCTTTACAATGCTTTTTCTTTCAAGGCTCTTAATGAAGAGTAAAGATTTTGCTAGTCCTACTATTATTGTAATAACTGACAGAACTGATTTAGATGATCAACTATCAGCTCAATTTAGCAATGCTAAACAATATATTGGTGATGATACCATAGTTTCTGTTGAAAGTAGAGCTGATTTACGTACAAAACTACAAGGAAGACAATCCGGTGGTGTATTTTTAACCACCATACATAAATTTACAGAAGATTTAGATGTATTGACAGAAAGAACTAATGTGATTTGTATATCTGATGAAGCACATCGTAGTCAAGTAAACTTAAACCAAAAAGTGAAAATTACAGAAAAAGGTGTAGAAAAAACCTATGGTTTTGCAAAATACTTACACGACTCTTTACCCAATGCAACCTATGTTGGTTTTACAGGAACACCTATAGACGCTACTCTAGATGTATTTGGAGATATTATAGATTCGTATACAATGACTGAATCAGTAAAAGATGAAATTACTGTTCGTATTGTATATGAAGGACGTGCTGCAAAAGTAGTTTTAAACAATCAAAAGCTTCAAGAAATAGAAAGCTACTACGATAATTGTGTAGAAGAAGGTGCCAGTGAATATCAAGTAGAAGAAAGTAAAAAAAACACCGCCAATATGAATACCATTATTGGTGATCCAGATCGTATTGAAGCTATAGCTAAAGATTTTGTTAATCATTATACTAAACGCATAAAGGAAGGCTCTACAATTAAAGGAAAAGCTATGTTTGTATGTAGTAGTAGAGAAATAGCTTATGAATTATATCAACAAATCTTAAAAATCAAACCTGAATGGGGAAATGCATTGATTTCTGAAGAAGATATTGAATTGACAGAAAAAGAGCAAAAAGAAATAAAACCTATGGAACGTATCAAGATGATAATGACCAGAGGTAAAGATGATCGTAAAGAGCTTTGGGATTTGTTAGGAAACAAAGACTACAGAAAAGAATTAGATAGACAATTTAAAAATCCTAAGTCTAATTTTAAAATAGCCATTGTAGTAGATATGTGGCTAACTGGTTTTGATGTTCCTTTTTTAGATACCATTTATATTGACAAACCTTTACAAAAACACAATTTAATTCAAACCATATCTAGAGTAAACAGAAAATTTGAAGGCAAAAACAAAGGTTTGGTTGTAGATTACATTGGGATAAAAAAAGCTATGAACATGGCTTTAGCTATGTACAACAAAGTAGATGCACAAAATTTTGAAGATATTCAACAATCACTTGTAGTTGTAAAAGATCATTTAGATTTATTAGCTAAAATCTTCCATAAATTCAATAGTTCTAAATATTTTAACGGTTCAGCCCTTGAACAATTACAAACACTTAACATGGCGGCTGAGTATGTTCAAGTAACTCAAGAGTTAGAAAAGCGTTTTATGTATTTGGTTAAACGTTTAAAAGCTGCATACGATATTTGCTCAGGGAGTGAACTCCTATCAGAAAACGAAAGAGATTTAATACATTTCTACTTAGCTATTCGATCAATAATATACAAATTAACTAAAGGTAATGCTCCTGACTCTGCTCAAATGAATGCTAAAGTAAAAGAAATGATTAAAGAAGCCTTACAAAGTGAAGGTGTTGAAGAAATTTTTAAACTTGGAAATGAGGATGAAACCGAAATTGATGTTTTTAACGAAAATTATATAGCTAAAATTCAAAAAATTAAACTCCCTAACACAAAAATTAAACTATTGCAACAATTGTTGCTTAAAGCAATTTCAGATTTTAAAAAGGTGAATAAAGCCCAAGGAATAGATTTTTCTAAAAAGTTTCAAAGTTTAGTAGAACGATATAATGAACGTAAAGAAAATGATGTATTACAATCACAAGTTTTAGAAGATTTTACTGATGAAATTATTGATTTGTATCATGCTCTTAAAAAAGAAAAAGAATCTTTTGGTGAATTAGGGATTGACTTTGAGGAAAAAGCGTTCTACGATATCTTAAAACAACTTGCTCATAAATATGATTTTGAATACCCTAATGACAAGTTAATTAATCTTGCTCAACAAGTTAAAAATGTTGTAGATGACAAAGCAAAGTATACTGATTGGAACGATCGAGAAGATATTAAAGCAGAACTCAAAGCTGATTTAATAATCCTTCTTGCAGAAAATGACTACCCTCCTGTAGACAGAGATGAAGTATATAAAGAGATATTTGAACAAGCTGAGAATTTTAAAAAGTATAGGGTTAATTAA
- a CDS encoding AbiV family abortive infection protein, with amino-acid sequence MKKFKDLTPEESIGLDWEIYKNALQLKKDAELIAKSRKSFSSATSLLILSSEESIKSSLIKLHSEKFNIYKLNESHKFFFDHKIRHQIAQLIEVGTGITESLIKYDDQKPSTFLKTNINWLNNIINGFIDIVKASEPLIKSSDRIQELQLFNNLKNKGFYVDYKDQILLPKDEITESTYLKTLLITNRVFKFNKTLRILFHEKLSNHIDNETIQKGKKLLENIINDGMKEFSFKELSNQLS; translated from the coding sequence ATGAAAAAGTTTAAAGACTTAACCCCTGAAGAAAGTATAGGCTTAGATTGGGAAATCTATAAAAATGCTTTACAGTTAAAAAAAGACGCTGAACTAATTGCTAAAAGTAGAAAATCATTTTCTAGTGCAACATCATTACTAATACTAAGTTCTGAAGAATCTATCAAATCTTCGTTAATCAAACTACATTCAGAAAAATTTAATATATATAAGCTTAATGAATCACATAAGTTTTTCTTTGATCATAAAATAAGACATCAAATTGCACAATTGATTGAGGTAGGGACTGGTATCACAGAATCATTGATAAAATATGATGATCAAAAGCCTTCAACTTTTTTAAAAACTAATATTAACTGGCTTAACAACATTATTAATGGCTTTATAGATATTGTAAAAGCTTCTGAACCATTAATTAAATCTTCTGACAGAATACAAGAACTTCAATTATTTAATAATTTAAAAAACAAAGGTTTCTATGTAGACTATAAAGACCAAATATTACTCCCTAAAGATGAAATAACAGAATCTACTTATTTAAAAACCTTATTAATTACAAACAGAGTCTTTAAATTTAATAAAACTCTACGTATTCTATTTCATGAGAAATTAAGTAATCATATAGACAATGAAACCATACAAAAAGGCAAAAAATTATTAGAGAATATTATTAATGATGGTATGAAAGAGTTTTCTTTTAAAGAGCTAAGTAATCAATTATCATAA
- a CDS encoding tyrosine-type recombinase/integrase, with protein MKHTFCLRKPKDVKETLIVFSCYFKNEKKQFKYSIRKSILPDHWDFENKKPKNKGKNISKDQKGITKRINEYTDAFEEMHSRCEMSKTEFTSQLLKEHLDKTFNNLTLSQTSFFEVYDKFTEEKIKRKEWKHSTIKRYKNIKNLLQEFEKVKKYKLTFSKINNTFYTEFIDFCYEYKDHYTNTFNRNLGLFKTFMFWALKKEHTYNNKFVDFKKPKRVLTREEALSFEDIKALYNFTCEDERLNKIKDVFIFQCLTGMRYGELKRVNKRTINNNGCVILKEEKDSSKPTREIPLVSISRSILEKYNYELPLISNQKQNDYIKDILKEAGFTNEVEYTRTKGVEQKIFIKPFYKRISTHTARRTFITIMRNKGIADKTIMSISGHKDLKTFNMYHQVDNNAKIDAVKSVFENFTTDNV; from the coding sequence ATGAAACATACATTTTGTTTAAGAAAGCCAAAAGATGTAAAAGAAACATTAATTGTTTTTTCATGTTACTTTAAAAATGAGAAAAAGCAATTCAAATATTCAATTAGAAAATCGATACTTCCTGATCATTGGGATTTCGAAAATAAGAAACCAAAAAATAAAGGAAAAAATATATCTAAAGACCAAAAAGGAATAACAAAAAGAATAAATGAATATACAGATGCTTTTGAGGAAATGCATTCTCGTTGCGAAATGAGTAAAACAGAATTTACAAGTCAATTATTAAAAGAGCATCTAGATAAAACTTTTAATAATTTAACATTAAGTCAAACTTCGTTCTTTGAAGTTTATGACAAATTTACGGAGGAGAAAATTAAAAGAAAAGAATGGAAACATTCGACAATAAAGCGATATAAAAATATTAAGAACTTATTACAAGAATTTGAAAAAGTTAAGAAGTACAAACTAACATTTAGTAAAATAAATAATACCTTCTATACCGAGTTTATTGATTTTTGTTATGAGTATAAAGATCACTATACCAACACATTTAATAGAAACTTAGGGCTATTTAAAACATTTATGTTCTGGGCTTTGAAAAAAGAACATACCTACAATAATAAGTTTGTTGATTTTAAGAAACCTAAAAGAGTTTTAACTAGAGAAGAAGCTTTGTCTTTTGAGGATATTAAAGCACTCTATAATTTTACTTGTGAAGATGAAAGACTAAATAAAATTAAAGATGTTTTTATTTTTCAGTGTTTAACAGGAATGCGCTATGGGGAATTAAAAAGAGTAAATAAAAGAACAATTAATAATAATGGTTGTGTGATATTAAAGGAAGAGAAGGATAGCTCTAAACCGACTCGTGAAATTCCTTTAGTATCTATTTCACGATCAATATTAGAAAAGTATAATTATGAGTTGCCTTTAATATCTAATCAAAAACAGAATGATTATATCAAAGATATTTTAAAGGAAGCAGGATTTACTAATGAGGTTGAATATACAAGAACCAAAGGAGTAGAACAGAAAATCTTTATTAAACCATTCTATAAGCGTATTTCTACGCATACTGCTAGAAGAACTTTTATAACCATTATGCGAAATAAAGGTATTGCTGATAAAACGATTATGAGCATTAGTGGTCACAAAGATTTGAAGACTTTTAACATGTATCATCAAGTTGATAACAACGCTAAAATTGATGCTGTTAAATCTGTTTTTGAAAACTTTACAACTGATAATGTATAA
- a CDS encoding restriction endonuclease, producing the protein MQELKNRIPDFQTIMLPMLQLLSDGKSKTLNEVMQALAQHFKLTSEDLKIKVPSGQMGLFRNRVGWTRSYLKKAGLIKYPERGVYQITEEGKKFLATNPSKLRMKQLEQFPKYKEWRTTFNGTNTKQKEITNTQEQTPEEVLAATVTELKNELATELLDKLKENSFQYFENFVIQLLQKMGYGEFREEASQHTGKTGDDGIDGIISQDRLGLENVYIQAKRFTNNSVGSPEIRNFIGSLALQGVNKGVFLTTSRFSSSAIQTAQDSKQQKIVLIDGKELTDLAIEYNLGVQVADTIQIKKIDLDYFEE; encoded by the coding sequence ATGCAAGAACTAAAAAATCGAATACCAGACTTTCAAACTATCATGTTACCAATGTTACAACTATTGTCAGATGGTAAATCAAAAACATTAAACGAGGTAATGCAAGCTTTAGCTCAACATTTTAAATTAACCTCAGAAGACCTAAAAATTAAAGTGCCAAGTGGACAAATGGGTTTGTTTAGAAACCGTGTAGGTTGGACGCGTAGTTATCTAAAAAAGGCAGGTCTTATTAAATATCCTGAGCGAGGTGTGTATCAAATAACAGAGGAAGGAAAAAAGTTTTTAGCAACCAATCCGTCTAAATTGCGTATGAAACAACTAGAGCAGTTTCCAAAGTATAAGGAGTGGCGAACTACATTTAACGGTACTAATACCAAACAAAAAGAAATCACTAACACTCAAGAACAAACTCCAGAAGAAGTCTTAGCAGCTACTGTAACCGAGTTAAAAAATGAGTTAGCAACAGAGTTGTTAGATAAGTTAAAAGAAAACTCTTTTCAGTACTTTGAAAATTTTGTAATCCAATTATTGCAAAAAATGGGGTACGGAGAGTTTAGAGAAGAAGCATCACAGCATACAGGAAAAACAGGTGATGATGGTATTGATGGCATTATATCACAAGACCGCTTAGGTTTAGAAAATGTGTACATACAAGCTAAACGTTTTACTAATAATTCGGTTGGTTCACCAGAAATAAGAAATTTTATAGGTTCTTTAGCTCTACAAGGTGTAAATAAAGGAGTATTTCTAACAACAAGTAGGTTTTCTTCAAGTGCTATACAAACAGCACAAGACAGTAAACAACAAAAAATAGTACTAATAGATGGTAAAGAGCTTACTGACTTAGCAATTGAATACAATTTAGGTGTACAAGTAGCTGACACTATTCAAATTAAAAAGATAGATTTAGATTATTTTGAGGAGTAA
- a CDS encoding phospholipase D family protein, whose translation MSKFLSGKELEDKLTDIIWNAKKYIIIVSPFIKLDDYVKNILEKVKTHHDIKFYLLFGKNENSRNRSISKEDFQYFTEFKNITILYNKDLHAKHYCNENEGLITSLNLYDYSMINNVEYGVHFTDSLISTDKLFRETEAFTDELMYAKSDVIYLKKPQYSKGLLGLGKKYQDSKIIYDISEDFFANNENYEKRILDSFDLEVESVIEKKFNIKPTREVKKEKVSEETINSNESLKETIEVDKDLQFSKATNDYEREMGYCIRTGREIPFNPDKPFSLSAYRMWDVYGNYDYPENYCHKTGKESYGKTSMASPILKGIYK comes from the coding sequence GTGAGTAAATTTTTATCAGGAAAAGAATTAGAAGACAAACTAACAGATATAATCTGGAACGCAAAAAAGTATATAATCATAGTATCGCCATTTATCAAATTAGATGATTATGTAAAAAATATACTAGAAAAAGTAAAAACGCATCACGATATAAAGTTTTACCTATTATTTGGTAAAAATGAGAATAGTCGTAATCGTAGTATAAGTAAAGAAGACTTTCAGTACTTTACTGAATTTAAAAATATAACTATTCTTTATAATAAAGACTTACACGCAAAACATTATTGCAATGAAAATGAGGGATTAATAACCTCTTTAAATTTATATGATTATTCTATGATAAACAACGTAGAATATGGAGTGCATTTTACAGATAGTCTTATAAGTACAGATAAACTTTTTCGAGAAACAGAAGCATTTACAGATGAATTGATGTATGCAAAGTCAGATGTTATTTATCTGAAAAAACCGCAATATTCTAAAGGGCTTTTAGGTTTAGGTAAAAAGTATCAAGATTCTAAAATTATATATGATATTTCAGAAGATTTCTTTGCAAACAACGAAAATTATGAAAAAAGAATTCTTGACAGTTTTGATTTAGAGGTTGAATCTGTTATAGAAAAGAAGTTTAACATTAAACCAACTAGAGAAGTTAAAAAAGAAAAGGTCTCAGAAGAAACTATAAATTCTAATGAGAGTTTAAAAGAAACAATTGAAGTTGATAAAGATTTACAATTTTCAAAAGCAACTAATGATTATGAAAGAGAAATGGGTTACTGTATAAGAACAGGTAGAGAAATACCTTTTAATCCAGATAAACCATTTTCTTTAAGTGCTTACCGTATGTGGGATGTTTATGGTAATTATGATTATCCAGAGAATTATTGTCATAAGACAGGGAAAGAATCGTATGGTAAAACTAGTATGGCAAGTCCAATATTAAAAGGGATTTATAAATAA
- a CDS encoding RBBP9/YdeN family alpha/beta hydrolase, whose translation MKKHNIYLIHGYTASPDSNWFQDFKNNLENEFINVSILNMPDSQNPKLSDWITYMENHIKDIDEHTIFIGHSLGCVSILNFLNQFKATKIKGLFLISGFIESSPIPELIEFVKPKLNYNHLKEIAKTRIAISAIDDDIIPFEYSKIMAEKLEAKFTLLEEGKHFIDRDGFIKFPFLVKEISMLMNLNK comes from the coding sequence ATGAAAAAACATAATATATACTTAATTCACGGATATACGGCTTCTCCTGATTCTAACTGGTTCCAAGATTTCAAAAACAATTTGGAAAATGAGTTTATTAACGTTTCAATCTTAAACATGCCTGATTCCCAAAATCCAAAGCTTAGCGACTGGATTACCTATATGGAAAATCATATAAAAGATATTGACGAGCATACTATTTTTATTGGTCATAGCTTAGGATGTGTGAGCATTTTAAACTTCTTAAACCAATTTAAAGCAACTAAAATTAAAGGATTGTTTCTTATTTCAGGGTTTATTGAATCTTCTCCAATACCCGAACTTATAGAATTTGTAAAACCAAAATTAAATTACAACCACTTAAAAGAAATAGCCAAAACTAGAATTGCTATATCTGCTATTGACGACGACATTATTCCTTTTGAATATTCTAAAATAATGGCAGAAAAATTAGAGGCTAAGTTTACTCTTCTCGAAGAAGGAAAACACTTTATAGATAGAGATGGTTTTATTAAATTTCCTTTCCTTGTAAAAGAAATAAGTATGTTAATGAATCTTAATAAATAG
- the rpsU gene encoding 30S ribosomal protein S21: MLRIVVKEGENIDRALKRYKRKFRNVKVLQELRERKQYTKPSVTRRAQIQKAAYKEQLFTEE, translated from the coding sequence ATGTTAAGAATAGTTGTAAAAGAAGGTGAAAATATCGATAGAGCCTTAAAACGTTACAAGCGTAAGTTTAGAAATGTAAAAGTGTTACAAGAATTAAGAGAGCGTAAGCAATACACGAAGCCTTCTGTAACAAGAAGAGCACAAATTCAAAAAGCGGCTTATAAAGAGCAGTTATTTACAGAAGAATAG
- the prfA gene encoding peptide chain release factor 1, protein MLDKLQIVKQRYDEVSDLIIQPDVISDQKRYVQLNKEYKDLGKVVKKANEYETLLNNIEEAKEIIADGSDAEMVEMAKMEMDEAKTRIPELEEEIKFLLIPKDPEDAKNAVVELRAGTGGDEASIFAGDLYRMYTKYCESKGWKVSTVDFSEGTNGGFKEIQFEVTGEDVYGTLKFEAGVHRVQRVPQTETQGRVHTSAATCMVFPEAEEFDVEINPKDVRIDYFCSSGPGGQSVNTTYSAVRLTHIPTGLVAQCQDQKSQHKNKEKAFKVLRSRLYDLELAKKQEEDAAKRGSMVTSGDRSAKIRTYNYPQGRVTDHRIGLTLYDLSNIVNGDIQKIIDELMLAENTSKLKELGETI, encoded by the coding sequence CAACCAGATGTTATCTCTGATCAAAAACGTTATGTGCAATTAAATAAAGAATATAAAGATTTAGGAAAGGTTGTTAAAAAGGCAAACGAGTACGAAACTTTATTAAACAATATAGAAGAAGCTAAGGAAATTATTGCTGACGGATCGGATGCAGAAATGGTGGAAATGGCAAAAATGGAAATGGATGAAGCAAAAACTCGTATTCCAGAATTGGAAGAAGAGATTAAGTTTTTACTAATTCCTAAAGATCCAGAAGATGCTAAAAATGCCGTAGTTGAATTACGTGCAGGTACAGGTGGAGACGAAGCGAGTATTTTTGCAGGAGATTTATACCGTATGTACACTAAATATTGCGAAAGCAAAGGTTGGAAAGTATCTACAGTAGATTTTTCTGAAGGAACCAATGGTGGATTTAAAGAAATTCAGTTTGAAGTTACTGGAGAAGATGTATATGGAACCTTAAAGTTTGAAGCAGGGGTACACCGTGTACAACGTGTGCCACAAACAGAAACTCAAGGTCGTGTACATACGTCGGCAGCGACATGTATGGTGTTTCCAGAAGCAGAAGAGTTTGATGTAGAAATCAATCCAAAAGATGTACGTATTGATTATTTCTGTTCGTCAGGACCAGGAGGACAGTCGGTAAACACTACCTATTCAGCGGTGCGTTTAACGCATATCCCTACAGGATTAGTGGCGCAATGTCAAGATCAAAAATCACAGCATAAGAACAAAGAAAAAGCGTTTAAAGTATTACGTTCTCGTTTATACGATTTAGAATTGGCTAAAAAACAAGAAGAAGATGCTGCAAAACGTGGTTCGATGGTAACTTCAGGAGACCGTTCTGCAAAAATTAGAACGTATAACTATCCGCAAGGACGTGTAACAGATCACAGAATTGGATTAACCTTATACGATTTATCGAATATTGTAAATGGTGATATTCAAAAGATAATAGACGAGTTAATGCTCGCAGAAAATACTTCTAAGTTAAAAGAATTAGGAGAAACAATTTAA